GGTCCTGTTCGATGTCACGGATGATCACGTCGTAGCCGTTCTGGGCCGCCAGCTGGGCGATCCCGCTGCCCATGGTCCCGGCTCCGATGACGCCGATTGCTTGTTCTGCCATACAGAGAGTGGCTGCCGGCCGGGCAATAGAGCTTTCCCCGGCGGTATCGCGGCTGCCGATGGGGCAACCTATTTGACGGGCGGCCGCTAACATCTGCTTGGCATGAGTACGCATACTGCTGAGGAGCAACGCCAGTGCGACCTGTCGGCGGACGACCTCGCGGACCTCCCCCCGAGCGCGAAACTCGTTCTGCAGTCGCTCCAGCACACGGATGGAATGACGACGAGCCAGCTCGCCGAGGAGACGCAGTTCGCCGAGCGGACCGTCCGATACGCTCTCACACGTCTCGACGAGATCGGCGTCATCGAGTCCCAGTATCTCCTCTCGGACCCACAGACCTGCAAGTACCTGTTGACGACGGACGCGCCCCAGTCCGGCGAGCGACTCGACTGACAGTGGCCCGGAACACGCACGCGCCACACCGTCGCGGAGACGCAGGACCGACCGCGGGGCCACGCTGACGATGGCCGACTTCTCTCATCTCGACGGCCTCGTCGGCGAGACCCGGCGCACAGTGGAGGGCCTCGAAGTCGAGGCCGGCAAAGTCGCGGAGTTCGCCACCGCCCTCCGGGACGACAACCCGATCCACCACGACCCGGCGGCCGCGACCGAGCAGGGGTTCGACGCCGTCCCCGCGCCGCTGACCTTCACCCGGACCTCGTACTTCCCGCGCTACCGACCCGAGGGGATCTCCGGGATCCAGGGGTTCGACCTCGGCTTCGACGAACAGTACACCGTACACGGCGAGCAGGCCTACGAGTACGAGCGCCCGCTGGTGGTCGGTGACGTCCTGACCGGCGACACGACGGTCCTCGACGCCTTCGAGCGCGACGGGCAGCGCGGCGGGACGATGACCTTCGCGATCCTCGAGACCGTCTTCCGCGACGCGGACGACGAGCCGGTCGTCACCGCGCAGTCGACGGTGATCGAGACCGGCGGCGCCATCGACGACGGCGAGGACGGAGACGGCGAGGAGACCACGTGCGCCGACGCGGAAGCCGACGCGGACGGGGAGGCCCCCATCCCGAACGGCGACGGAATCCAGGCGGGCGATCGGGGCGAGCCCCGCCCGACGGCGGCGGACGTGGCCGTCGGCGACCCCGCCCCGCCGGTGGTCGTCGAGGACCTCGAACGGAAGGACTTCGTGAAGTACGCGGGCGCCAGCGGCGACTTCACGCCCATCCACTACGACGAACCCTTCGTCCGGGAGGCGGGCCACGATTCGGTCTTCGCACAGGGGATGCTCACGGCGGGCTACGCGGCGCGCGCGGTCGCGGACTGGTTCGGGCTCGAAAACGTCACGCAGTTTTCGACGCGGTTCCGGTCCCAGCTGTTCCCCGGCGAGAGCGTCGTCGTCACGGGCGAGATCGACGAGGTTTCGCCCACTGACGAGGGTGCGACCGTCCACGCCACCGTGGAGGCGACCACCCGGGACGGGACGGTCCTCCTCACCGGGCAGGCCGAAGCGACCGTCCCGGCCGAGTGAGGAGACGCTTCCCGCGAACTGAGGAGACGATTCCTGCGAACCGAGGCGACGCGCGACGGATGGCGCTTTTGCTGCTGTTTACGGCTGGCCGGCGACGGGTTCGGCCAGCGCGATCTCGCGATAGAGGCCGTCTTCGTCCGGGAGCGCCCACTGGCGAGTGATCAGGTCGGCCGCCTCGAGCGCGGCGATCGCTCGCCGCAGCGTTCGCTCGGCCAGGCGGGTCCGGTCGCGGAGTTGCGCGACGGTGAGCGCGTCCGGGGCCGCTCGTTCGACCACCAGGTAGGTGAGTTTCGCGCTGGGAGTCAGGTCGCGCAACCGCTCGGGCGGGTCGCTGTCGCTTCCGGCGGCCGGGCTATGACAGTGTGAGGCCATGCGTACCGTCTGGAACTTCCGAGCAACGGGAAAAGATCCTTTCGCGGGCGGCAACCCGACTCAGCGGATCGCGACCGGGTTCGCGGGCGCGCCGGTCGCCCCGACGATGCCGACCGGGCCGCTGACGAAGAAGAACTCGTAGCGTCCGTCCTCGGCACAGGCCGCCGCGAGGTCCTCGAGGCGCAGCAGTTCCGTGATCACGACGCCCAGGTCGCGCAGCAGCGCCGGGTGCAGGGGGATGAGCGTCCCCGTCTCCCGCGAGTGGGTCTGTTCGGCCGTGAGCGTGTCCGTCCCGTAGACGGCCACGTCGTGGTCGGCGAACCACTCGGCCGTCTCGTCGGTGTAGGTCGGCCCGGGTTCGTCGAGCGTGTCCGGATCGTCCGGTGGCGAGTACGCCTCGTAGAAGGCCTCGGGCCCCTCCTCGTAGAACAGCGACAGGGCGCCGGTCCGGACGAGCAGGATGTCCCCGGCTTCCAGTTCGACGCCCTGTTCGTCGGCACAGGCGTCGAGTTCCGCGGGCGTGATCACGTCGCCGCGGTCGAGCCGGTCGACGCCGCGGTGGCGCGCGACGTCCAGCAGGACGCCCCGGCCGACGATGCCGTGCTCGCCGAGGTGTTCGGCCCCGCAGCGATCGAGGCCGCCCACCGTCGTGTCGGCGTCGAAGCCGTTGTAGAGCTCGTCGTCGTACCAGCTGTGACCCAGGGCGTCGTGGTGGGTGGTGCCGTGGGTGAACATGTCGACGGCGTCGTCCGACGACTCCATGCCGGCGAAGGGCTCGCGGTCGGCCTCGCCCGCGTCGATGTGGCTCTTGTCCCGGATCATCCGGTGGTCGACGCCGGTTCGCGTCGGCCAGACCGGATCACCGTCGGGGGCGTTGATCGGGGTGCCGAGCGTGAAGGTCTCGCCGGACTCGACGGTTCGAACGCCGCGGAGGACGCGGCCGGCGTCGAGCATGTTGACGGCGCCGAGTTCGTCGTCGTCGCCCCACCGGCCCCAGTTGTCGGGGGCGTTCGCGAGGATCGATTCGATTCGAGGCGGTCCCATCCAGTTACTGTCCCGTGTTCGCGCCGATTTCCTCGAAGAAGCTCTCTGCGCTCGGGTGGAGCGGGATGTTCGGGTGCAGTTTGCTCGCCAGGAACGAGGCGTCCGACCACGCGCCCGCCATCGAGTGGTACTCGGTGAGGCTGTCGACGTTGTCCCACATGATGTTGAGGACCTCGCTGAGGACCTCCTCGTCCATCGACTCCCGGACGAAGGTCACGTAGACAGTCTCGGTCCACCACTCCTCGGTCCGGTCGCCGTAGTCGGGCCCCTCGATGTCCTCGGCCGGGTAGTGGGCCCCGGTGATGTTGGGATCCTCCTCGATGGCGGACGTGACCGAGTCCGGCCAGTGGACGAGCCGGGCGTCCTCGTTGATGCTGTACTGCTCCTGGACGTAGCTGGGCGTGAGACTCGCGTTGATTCGGATGTCGGAGACCACGTCGGCGCGGCCTTCCGAGAGCGCCGACGCCTCCTCGCCGTAGCCCAGCGCCAGCAGGTCCATGTCGTCCTCGCTGACCTCGGAATGGGAGAGGTGGGCCAGCATCACGTCGCGCATCGCCGTCCCGACGGGGTTGGGCGAGATGGCCGCGCCGGCCAGGTCGTTGACCGTCTCGATGTCAGAGTCGCCCTGGGTCGCGAGCCCGCCCAGGATGTCGTAGTAGTGGAACACCTGGTTGATGTTGCTCGAGAAGGAGTTCTCGGAGTAATCGCCCTCGTCGTTGGCGATCCGGGTCGCGTTGAGCGTGTCCGTGTACGCGATGTCGGCCTCCTCCTGGTCGAGCAGGCGCATGCTCTGTTTCGCGCCGTCGCCCGGCCGGGCCGAGATCTGGACGTTGTCGCTGTTCTCGTTGACGACTGCCGCCAGCCCCTGGGACATCTGGTAGGCCGCCGTGTCCTCCGTCGAAGTCATCATCGTCAGCGAGGTCCTGCCGCCGCCCCCGCCGCCGAGAGGCCCTGTACAGCCCGCCAGGGCCACCGTACCGATAGAGCCGATCGTACCGAGCGCTTTGCGTCGGTTCATACGTGGTGCCATAACCACACATATCGCCATCCGTACTAATATCTACCGCCGATACCAGTTAGCCATCGAACGTGTCAAATTCCAAATCGGCGCCGATAGCCCGTCTCTCCCCCGTGGCCAACGTCAGTTTCACGTGCCACCAGGGGAAACTTTTTGATCGTTGGTTTCCGTTGTAGACCATATGTCAACCCGGCGCGAAGCAGCTACTGACGCACTTCCGGAGATCGTTCCCCGGAGGCGCGAGGACGTGACGCCCGAACGGGTGGTCAGACTCCTGTTGTACGCACTGGGACTGATCACGGTCGGCTGGCATCTCTACTACGCCTTCCAGGGAGCGATACCGCGCCAACAGCACGCCAACATCCACCTCGGCCTCCTGCTCGTCGTCTTTTACCTCTCGACGCTGGACTTCGATCCCGACGGATGGCGCGATCACCTGCACAACGGCATCTCGGTCGCCCTCGTGGCCGCAGTCGCGGGCGCGACGATGTACGTCCACCTCAACTTCTGGCGCTGGCTGAACGAGGCGCGCCAGCAGCTCGTCTACACGAACACGGACATCGTGATCGGCGGACTCATCATGCTGATCACCATCCACGCGACCTGGCGGGCCTACGGGCGGCTCCTGGGGATGGTCGTCATCGGCGCCCTGTTCTACGGCTGGGCGGGGCCGCTGTTCCCCGGGATCCTCTTCCACGGCGGGTTCAGCCTCGAACGCCTGGTGTACATGAACTCGGTCGCCATCGGCGGCGTCTACGGGTTCATCCTCGGGGTCGGTTCGACCTGGGTGGCCGTGTTCATCCTCTTCGCCGGGATCATCGAAGGGTACGGCGGACTGGATTACGTGACGCGCGTCGGGCAGTCGGTCGGGAGTCGACTCCGCTCGGGCGTCGTCCAGGTGGCGGTCGTCTCCAGCATGCTGATGGGTTCGATCACCGGTAGTTCCGCCGCCAACGTCGCCACCACGGGCTCATTTACGATCCCGCTTATGCGCGAGGAGGGCGTCGAGGGGAAGTACGCGGCCTCGATCGAGTCCATCGCCAGCACGGGCGGCCAGATCCTCCCGCCGGTGATGGGCTCCGCGGCCTTCCTCATGGCCGACATCCTCGGCGTCTCCTTCTTCAGCATCCTCCAGTCGGCGATCCTCCCCGCCCTGTTGTTCTACATCACCGTCGCCTTCGTCGTCCACATCGCCGCGATCAAGAACGGCTGGACGAGCGGTTCGTCTGCCCTGAAAGAGGACGAGTACGACGAGAAGTCCTCGATCCTGCGGACGCTGGTCGACACGCTGCCCTACACCGGGCCGCTCACGGTGCTCATCTACACGCTGGTCGTCCTCCGCTACGACCCGATGTCCGCCGGGATGTACGCGATCCTCTCGGTGATCCTGGGCGGCGTCATCCGTGACGTCGTGCTCGACGGCGGCAACATGACGACCGTGAAGGCGTGGGGCCGCCGGACCGTCGAGGGCTGCAAGATCGGGGCCGAGAACATGGCCCCGCTGACGGCCGTCCTCGCCTCGCTGGGCATCGTCATCAGCGTCATCACCCAGACGGGCTTCACGCAGCGCTTCTCGCTGCAGATGATCTCGCTCGCCGGCGGCGTGTTCATCCTCGTCCTGTTGCTGGCGATGCTGGCCAGCATCCTCTTCGGGATGGGGATGCCGACGCCGGCCGCCTACGTCGTCGTCGCCATCCTGACCGCCCCCGGCCTGGTCCGGCTGGGCATCCAGCCCATCACGGCCCACATGTTCGTGTTCTACTTCGCCCTGCTGTCGACGATCACGCCGCCGGTCGCGCTCTCCTGTGCCGTCGGGGCCGGTATCGCCGAGGCGAAGTTCTGGGACGTGGCCAAAGAGACGATGCGGCTCGGACTCTTCGCCTTCGTCATCCCCTTCACCTTCGCGCTCAACCAGGAGCTCATCTACTGGGAGGGCGCGAAGACGTTCACGACCTTCGCCGCGATCAGCATCGGAATGTTGCTCCTCGGGATCGCACTGGTCGGCTACGACCTGCGGAACGACGTCCCGATCTGGCAGCGCGTGATCTACTTCGCGGCCGCCGGGGCGATCTTCTTCGTCCCGATGTACAGCGCCAAACTCGCGCTCGCCGGCGTCGGGGGCGCCTGGCTTATCCTGCTCGCCCTGCGGACCGGTGACTCGCCGCTGCCCGAGTTCGTCACGCGCTGAACGCCGACAAAACGAGTTTTTCTCTCAGTTCTCGTCGCAGATCGCCACCGCCCGCACCGGACTGGCCGTCGCGCCCTCGATGGGCAACGGCGTCGCGCTGAACGTGAAGCGGTGGTCGGGAATCCGGTCGATCCCGCGGAGGTTCTCCGCGACGAGCGTGTGTTTCTCCGGGACGTCCCGCCGGAGGAACACCTGGTGAGCCGGCAGCGCGGTCGCACCGGACACGTCGACGTTCCCGCAGTCGATCCCGACGAGGCTCACGTCGCGGTCGTGGAGCCACTGGGCGCCCGCCTCCGACAGACCGGGGTGGTCCTCGAGGTACGCGTCCCGGTCGTCGGGGAGGTGGCGGTCCCAGTCGGTGTGGAGCAAGACGATGTCACCCGGGCGGACCTCGACGTCCGCGTCCTCGGCGGCGGCCTCGAGCGACGCGGGGCCGATGCCCTCGCGCGGGCCGGCGTCGGAGAGGTCGAGCCACACCGCGGGACCGTAACACTCCTCCAGGGGGACCTCGTCGATCCCTTCTCCATCGGGGTGGATGTGGATCGGCGCGTCGACGTGGGTGCCGTTGTGTTCGGCGAACAGGACGAACCCGTTCATGACGGACATGTCCTCGACGCCCTTGCCCCGCCAGGTGTCCTCGGTCTCCTCGTGGTTCATTCGCGTCCCCGTGAGGAAGACCGGACTCTTCCCGTGGGCCGGGTGGTTCGCCATGTCCTCGTGGATCCGCGCAGTCAGATCTATCAGTTCGGGCATGCCACGAGGTTCGACGAATCGTTCAATAAGGTTTGCCCAAGCGGCCCCCGATGGTCGGTCCGCGAGCGACCGGCTCAGACGTCGCCGTCGAGGTCGGCGGCGGCGAGCATCCGCGAGATCGCCGCCTCGTCGTAGCCAAGTTCCTCGAGGACGGCGCGGGTGTGCTCGCCCTTCTCCGGCGGCCGGTCGTCCAGGTCGGGACGGCCCTCGGAGGTGCGGAACGGCGCCGCGGCCGTCTTGACCGGCGTGTCCCGGCGGACGTTGTGGGAGTCGGTCAGGATCTCCCGGGCGGCGACGTGGGGGTCGTCCTCGACGAGTTCGTCGACGGTCCGGACGGGGCCCGCGGGGACGCCCGCCTCCGCGAGGAGTTCACAGAGGTCGTCCCGTTCGTACTCGGCGAACTCGGCCTGCAGATCCGCGATCAGTTCGTCCTTGTTGTCCCAGCGCTTCGCGTTGGACTCGTAGCGGTCGTCCTCCAAGAGGTCCGGTCGGTCGAGTGCCGTACAGAGCCGCTCGTAGAGGTCGTCGTTGACGACGCAGATGTAGAACGGTTCGTCCTCGGCCGCGTGGAACACCTCGTTGGGCGCGAGGCCGGCGAAGCCCTGCCCCTGGCGCTCGGCCACCTCGCCGGTGCCGGTGTAGTGGGCGATCCAGTACCCCATCCAGGCGACGGCCACCTCGAAGAGGTTCACGTCGATCAGGTCGCCCTCGCCGGTGAGTTCCCGCTCCGCGAGCGCCGACGCGACGAGGAAGGCCGCCGTCGTGCCGGTGCCCCAGTCGATGACGCTCGCGCCGATCCGGACCGGCGGGCGGTCCTGGTAGCCGATGGTCGACATCAGGCCGCTCATCGCCTGGATCACGGGGTCGTAGGCGGGCCAGTCGCTGTAGGGCCCCTCCTGGCCGAAGCCGGTCAGCGAGAGGTAGACCACGTCCTCGTTGTCTTCGGCGACTGCGTCGTAGTCCAGGTCGAACTGCTCCAGCACGCCCGGCCGGAAACTCTCGATGACCACGTCGGCCTCGGCCGCCAGATCCTGCGCCGCCTGCTGGCCCTCCTCCGTCTTCAGGTCCAGACAGACGCTGCGCTTCTGGGAGAGGTTGACCGAGGCGAACATGGCGCCGTCGAGCAGCCCGCGAAAGGCATCGCCTTCCGGCGGTTCTACTTTGACGACGTTCGCACCCATCGTGCCGAGGAACTGGGTGGCGACTGGTCCCGCGATCGACTGCGTGAGGTCTAGGACGTCGACGTCCTCGAACGGTCGCATACCCTCCACCACCGGCCGGGAGACTAAAATTCTACCCCCCGCCGCACATGGAGGTGTCGCCGATCGCGCTCGCCCTCGCTACCAGCCTTCGCGGGCGGCGATGGCGCCGTCGGCCGCGAGCGCGTCGATCTCGCCCTCGTCGTAGCCCAGCTCGGCGAGGACCTCGCGGTTGTGCTCGCCCAGGACGGGGGCGTGGCGGGGGTCCTGCGGCGGCGTCTCCGACAGCGACAGCGGCGTGTCGGTCAGCGTCAGCTGTTCGAGTCGCGGGTGCGAGACCTCGCGGAAGACCTCGCGTTCCTTCACCTGGTCGAGGTTCGCGGCCTCGTCGATCGTCCGGTGGTGGGCCGCCGGGATGCCAGCGTCGGTGAGCGCCTCGACGGCCTCGTCTGCCGGCTGCTCGGCGAGCCACTCCTCGAAGATCGCCGTGAGTTCGGCGGCGTCGTCCATCCGGCCCGCGTCCGTCTGGTATTTCTCCTCTTCCAGGAGGTCCTCGCGGCCGATGAGTTCGCAGACGGACTCCCACATCGGATCGGAGTAGAGGAGGAGGGCGACGCAGACCCAGCCGTCGGCGGCTTCGGCGGCGCCGTAGAGCATGTCGGAGTCGAAGAAGGCGTTCCGCCCGCCGCGTTTCGGGATCTCGCCGCAGTTGTGGTAGTACTCGAAGGCCGCGTCCATGTTGTGCATCAGCGACTCCAGGAGCGAGATCTCGACCTTCTGCCCGGCGGCGTCGTTGGCGTCCCGGTGGCGCAGCGCCGCGAGCGCGCTGATCGCGGCGTGACAGCCTGCGTAGTAGTCGGCGACGGAGGACTGCGAGCGGATGGGCGGCTTCCCGTCGTCGTAGCCCATCAGGCTCGAGAGTCCGGAGACGTGCTGGACGATGGTGTCCATCGCGGGTTTGGTGGCCATCGGACCGGTCTCGCCGTAGCCGGTGACGTGGACGTAGATCAGGTCCTCGTTGATCTCCCGGAGGGTCTCGTAGTCGACCTCGAGGCGCTCGGCGACGCCGGGCGGCCAGTTCTGGACGAACACGTCGGACTCGGCGACCAGGTCGTACAGCGTCGCCATCCCGCCGGGCGCTTTCATGTCGAGACAGAGCGACCGCTTGCTGCGGTTGAACTGCTCGAAGCCCGGGTTGAACTGTTCGCCGTCCTTCTCGCGGCGGTCGGTGCGGTAGACGTCCCCGCCCGGGCGCTCGATCTTGATCACGTCCGCCCCGAGGTCCGCCAGGTACGTCGCACACAGCGGCCCCGCGATGGCCTGTCCACAGTCGATCACGCGCACGTCTGAGAGCGGCATACCCCACACTGCACCCGCCGTCGCATAAGGGTATTCCCGGTGGCAGGAAAGTTACGCCCGGTGGCAGGACGCTCAGTCCTGGCGCGCCCCGGAGTCGAGGTTGATGTCCTGGGCGGTGAGGTTGCGAGCGTGTTCGCTCGCGAGGTACGCGACCAGTTCGCCCACGTCCTCGGGGGCGACGATGCTGTCGAGCGGCAGGCGGTCGGTGACGCGCTCTTCCATCGCCTCCGCGAAGGAGATGCCCCGTTCCTCGGCCTGGCGCTCGATCATCCGCTCGATACGGTCGCCTTCGACCGCGCCGGGGCAGATCGTGTTCACCGTCACGTCGTCCTCGCCGAGTTCGTAGGCCAGGCTCCGCCCGAAGCCGATCATGGCCGCCTTCGACGCCGAGTAGGGCGTCCGCGTCGGATAGGGGTCCTTGCCCGCGATCGAGGAGATGTTGACGACGCTGCCCCGATCGCTCTCGCGGAGGTGCGGCGCGGCGTACTTGCACATGAGGAAAGCGCCCCGGATATTCACGTCCTGCGTTCGGTCCCACTCCTCGAGCGTGACCTCCTCGATCGGCGCCGTTGGCCCGCCGATGCCGGCGTTGTTGACGAGCACGTCGAGGCCGCCGAACTCGTCGACGGTGGCCTCGACGGCGTTCTCGACAGAGTCCTCTTCGGTCACGTCGAGTTCGATCGGGAGCGTCGCGGCGTCGTCGCCGATCATGTCGGCCGTTTCCTGGATGCCGTCGCTGCTGCGCGCGCCGAGTGCCACGTCCGCGCCGTGATCGGCGAGGACGAGCGCGATCGAGCGGCCGATTCCCTGACTCGCACCGGTGACGAGAGCCGTCTGTCCGTCGAGCATACCGTCTCCTCGGAACCGAGGGGCTTCAAACTACGCCCGGCGGCCGACTCGACAGGTCGCTCAGTACTCGTGAAAGCCCGCGCCGGCGTCCCGTCCGGTCTTCCCGGCCTCGACGAGTTCGACCAGATACGGGGCGGGCTCGTACCGGTCCGCGCCGTACTCGTCGTGGAGGGTCCGGAGCATCTCCAGGACGGCGTCGAGGCCGATCTCGTCCCCGCGTTCGCAGGGCCCCTGCGGCCAGCCGGTGCCGAGAGTCATCCCGGTGTCGACGGCCTCCGCGGTGGCGACGTCCTGGCCGATCAGGCGGGCGGCCTCGTTGATGATGGTCGCCTCGACGCGGAAGACGTCGAAGTCCGTGCCGTCCCCTTCCTCGTAGTCCGGGCCGTCGCCGTGGTCGTACTCGTAGTACCCGGTCCCGGTCTTCCGGCCGAGTTCGTCGGCCTCGACCTTCTCCTCCATCAGCGGCGACACCGGGACGTCGCCGGACTGGCGGACGTGGTAGGAGACCTCGATCCCGGTCATGTCGAGCAACTCGAAGGGCCCCATCGGGTAGCCCGCGCGGTGGACGAGCGCGGCGTCGGCCTCCCGGATCGTGGCCTCGCCCTTCGAGACCATCCAGTGCGGTTCGTCGATGAACGGCCCGAGGACGTTGTTGACGACGAACCGGTGGACGTCCTTGCGGACGTGGATCGGCGTCTTCCCGAGGTCCTCGGCGAAGGCGTAGGCGGCCTCGGCCGTCTCCTCGCTCGTGTGGTCGCCGTGGATCACCTCGACCAGGTCCATCTTCACCGGCGGGTTGAAGAAGTGCATGCCGACGACGTCCTCCGGCCGCTCGGTCGCGCTCGCGATCTCGGTGACCGACAGCGAGGAGGTGTTCGACGCCAGCAGCGCCCCGTCGGCCGCGTGTTCGTCGACGTCGGCGAACACCTCGCGTTTGATGTCCATGTCCTCGGGGACGGCCTCGATGACGGCGTCGGCGTCGCCCACCGCGTCCGCGAGATCGGTGGTGGTCTCGATCCGGTTCATCACCGCGTCGACCGACTCGTCCAGCCGATCGGACTCGGCGAGTTTCTCGAGCGACCACTCGATCGACTCGTAGCCGTCCTCGACCAGATCGCGTTCGACGT
Above is a genomic segment from Halorientalis sp. LT38 containing:
- a CDS encoding CaiB/BaiF CoA transferase family protein; amino-acid sequence: MRPFEDVDVLDLTQSIAGPVATQFLGTMGANVVKVEPPEGDAFRGLLDGAMFASVNLSQKRSVCLDLKTEEGQQAAQDLAAEADVVIESFRPGVLEQFDLDYDAVAEDNEDVVYLSLTGFGQEGPYSDWPAYDPVIQAMSGLMSTIGYQDRPPVRIGASVIDWGTGTTAAFLVASALAERELTGEGDLIDVNLFEVAVAWMGYWIAHYTGTGEVAERQGQGFAGLAPNEVFHAAEDEPFYICVVNDDLYERLCTALDRPDLLEDDRYESNAKRWDNKDELIADLQAEFAEYERDDLCELLAEAGVPAGPVRTVDELVEDDPHVAAREILTDSHNVRRDTPVKTAAAPFRTSEGRPDLDDRPPEKGEHTRAVLEELGYDEAAISRMLAAADLDGDV
- a CDS encoding cyclase family protein, whose translation is MGPPRIESILANAPDNWGRWGDDDELGAVNMLDAGRVLRGVRTVESGETFTLGTPINAPDGDPVWPTRTGVDHRMIRDKSHIDAGEADREPFAGMESSDDAVDMFTHGTTHHDALGHSWYDDELYNGFDADTTVGGLDRCGAEHLGEHGIVGRGVLLDVARHRGVDRLDRGDVITPAELDACADEQGVELEAGDILLVRTGALSLFYEEGPEAFYEAYSPPDDPDTLDEPGPTYTDETAEWFADHDVAVYGTDTLTAEQTHSRETGTLIPLHPALLRDLGVVITELLRLEDLAAACAEDGRYEFFFVSGPVGIVGATGAPANPVAIR
- a CDS encoding CaiB/BaiF CoA transferase family protein, with the protein product MPLSDVRVIDCGQAIAGPLCATYLADLGADVIKIERPGGDVYRTDRREKDGEQFNPGFEQFNRSKRSLCLDMKAPGGMATLYDLVAESDVFVQNWPPGVAERLEVDYETLREINEDLIYVHVTGYGETGPMATKPAMDTIVQHVSGLSSLMGYDDGKPPIRSQSSVADYYAGCHAAISALAALRHRDANDAAGQKVEISLLESLMHNMDAAFEYYHNCGEIPKRGGRNAFFDSDMLYGAAEAADGWVCVALLLYSDPMWESVCELIGREDLLEEEKYQTDAGRMDDAAELTAIFEEWLAEQPADEAVEALTDAGIPAAHHRTIDEAANLDQVKEREVFREVSHPRLEQLTLTDTPLSLSETPPQDPRHAPVLGEHNREVLAELGYDEGEIDALAADGAIAAREGW
- a CDS encoding TRAP transporter permease, which codes for MSTRREAATDALPEIVPRRREDVTPERVVRLLLYALGLITVGWHLYYAFQGAIPRQQHANIHLGLLLVVFYLSTLDFDPDGWRDHLHNGISVALVAAVAGATMYVHLNFWRWLNEARQQLVYTNTDIVIGGLIMLITIHATWRAYGRLLGMVVIGALFYGWAGPLFPGILFHGGFSLERLVYMNSVAIGGVYGFILGVGSTWVAVFILFAGIIEGYGGLDYVTRVGQSVGSRLRSGVVQVAVVSSMLMGSITGSSAANVATTGSFTIPLMREEGVEGKYAASIESIASTGGQILPPVMGSAAFLMADILGVSFFSILQSAILPALLFYITVAFVVHIAAIKNGWTSGSSALKEDEYDEKSSILRTLVDTLPYTGPLTVLIYTLVVLRYDPMSAGMYAILSVILGGVIRDVVLDGGNMTTVKAWGRRTVEGCKIGAENMAPLTAVLASLGIVISVITQTGFTQRFSLQMISLAGGVFILVLLLAMLASILFGMGMPTPAAYVVVAILTAPGLVRLGIQPITAHMFVFYFALLSTITPPVALSCAVGAGIAEAKFWDVAKETMRLGLFAFVIPFTFALNQELIYWEGAKTFTTFAAISIGMLLLGIALVGYDLRNDVPIWQRVIYFAAAGAIFFVPMYSAKLALAGVGGAWLILLALRTGDSPLPEFVTR
- a CDS encoding winged helix-turn-helix domain-containing protein, producing MSTHTAEEQRQCDLSADDLADLPPSAKLVLQSLQHTDGMTTSQLAEETQFAERTVRYALTRLDEIGVIESQYLLSDPQTCKYLLTTDAPQSGERLD
- a CDS encoding cyclase family protein, whose protein sequence is MPELIDLTARIHEDMANHPAHGKSPVFLTGTRMNHEETEDTWRGKGVEDMSVMNGFVLFAEHNGTHVDAPIHIHPDGEGIDEVPLEECYGPAVWLDLSDAGPREGIGPASLEAAAEDADVEVRPGDIVLLHTDWDRHLPDDRDAYLEDHPGLSEAGAQWLHDRDVSLVGIDCGNVDVSGATALPAHQVFLRRDVPEKHTLVAENLRGIDRIPDHRFTFSATPLPIEGATASPVRAVAICDEN
- a CDS encoding FAS1-like dehydratase domain-containing protein, which encodes MADFSHLDGLVGETRRTVEGLEVEAGKVAEFATALRDDNPIHHDPAAATEQGFDAVPAPLTFTRTSYFPRYRPEGISGIQGFDLGFDEQYTVHGEQAYEYERPLVVGDVLTGDTTVLDAFERDGQRGGTMTFAILETVFRDADDEPVVTAQSTVIETGGAIDDGEDGDGEETTCADAEADADGEAPIPNGDGIQAGDRGEPRPTAADVAVGDPAPPVVVEDLERKDFVKYAGASGDFTPIHYDEPFVREAGHDSVFAQGMLTAGYAARAVADWFGLENVTQFSTRFRSQLFPGESVVVTGEIDEVSPTDEGATVHATVEATTRDGTVLLTGQAEATVPAE
- a CDS encoding SDR family NAD(P)-dependent oxidoreductase — translated: MLDGQTALVTGASQGIGRSIALVLADHGADVALGARSSDGIQETADMIGDDAATLPIELDVTEEDSVENAVEATVDEFGGLDVLVNNAGIGGPTAPIEEVTLEEWDRTQDVNIRGAFLMCKYAAPHLRESDRGSVVNISSIAGKDPYPTRTPYSASKAAMIGFGRSLAYELGEDDVTVNTICPGAVEGDRIERMIERQAEERGISFAEAMEERVTDRLPLDSIVAPEDVGELVAYLASEHARNLTAQDINLDSGARQD
- a CDS encoding TAXI family TRAP transporter solute-binding subunit, with the translated sequence MAICVVMAPRMNRRKALGTIGSIGTVALAGCTGPLGGGGGGRTSLTMMTSTEDTAAYQMSQGLAAVVNENSDNVQISARPGDGAKQSMRLLDQEEADIAYTDTLNATRIANDEGDYSENSFSSNINQVFHYYDILGGLATQGDSDIETVNDLAGAAISPNPVGTAMRDVMLAHLSHSEVSEDDMDLLALGYGEEASALSEGRADVVSDIRINASLTPSYVQEQYSINEDARLVHWPDSVTSAIEEDPNITGAHYPAEDIEGPDYGDRTEEWWTETVYVTFVRESMDEEVLSEVLNIMWDNVDSLTEYHSMAGAWSDASFLASKLHPNIPLHPSAESFFEEIGANTGQ